The Verrucomicrobium spinosum DSM 4136 = JCM 18804 genome includes a region encoding these proteins:
- a CDS encoding PQQ-dependent sugar dehydrogenase, with the protein MRRPSPSRLLSASTAAVLLLPFLTHPAISQEAKVKNFDLLTGESAMGDWTTDAPGVRRKLTLKDLPPPNEKESVRNQPKIVKRPDDAWPKVPEGFKVDLFAADLKKPRVIVTAPNGDIFVAESKSDRITVLRDNDGDGKADASEVFSTDLKQPFGIAFYPPGNKPTHVYVANTDSVVRFPYTKDLMKAQSKPEQIASLSGGGQLTGGGHWTRDIVFSKDGSKLYASIGSKSNASDDEVENNRARIFVMKPDGSDMKVYATGIRNPVGLAIHPATGELWTSVNERDEIGDHLVPDYVTRVKEGGFYGWPWYYMGGIQDPRHPGKHPELKAKVITPDVMLQSHSASLDLAFYNDDQFPAQYRNSAFAAQHGSWNRTRRTGYKVIQIPTKEGAATGEYVDFLTGFVTADGDVWGRPVGVTVAKDGALLVSDDAGDCIWRVSYQGKLLVPAPPKAP; encoded by the coding sequence ATGAGACGCCCCTCCCCATCCCGGCTATTGAGCGCAAGCACCGCAGCGGTGCTCCTCCTCCCTTTCCTCACCCACCCTGCCATCAGCCAGGAGGCAAAGGTGAAGAACTTCGACCTCCTCACGGGCGAGTCTGCCATGGGAGACTGGACGACTGATGCGCCAGGAGTCCGGCGCAAGCTCACCCTGAAGGATCTGCCTCCTCCGAATGAGAAGGAATCTGTCCGGAACCAACCAAAGATCGTCAAGCGCCCTGATGATGCCTGGCCTAAGGTGCCCGAAGGTTTCAAGGTAGATCTCTTTGCCGCCGATCTGAAGAAGCCGCGGGTGATAGTGACCGCTCCCAACGGCGACATCTTCGTGGCAGAAAGCAAATCGGATCGCATCACTGTCCTGCGCGACAACGATGGCGACGGCAAGGCCGATGCCTCGGAGGTCTTTTCCACGGATCTCAAGCAACCCTTTGGCATCGCCTTCTACCCGCCCGGCAACAAGCCGACCCACGTCTATGTGGCCAACACGGACTCCGTAGTGAGATTCCCTTATACCAAGGATCTCATGAAAGCCCAATCAAAGCCTGAGCAGATCGCATCCCTCTCTGGCGGTGGCCAGCTCACCGGTGGAGGTCACTGGACGCGTGACATCGTGTTTTCCAAAGACGGCAGCAAGCTCTATGCTTCGATCGGCTCCAAATCCAATGCGAGTGACGATGAGGTGGAGAACAACCGCGCACGCATCTTTGTGATGAAGCCGGATGGCAGTGACATGAAGGTGTACGCCACCGGCATTCGCAATCCCGTGGGCCTGGCCATCCATCCCGCCACAGGCGAGCTTTGGACCTCGGTGAATGAGCGCGATGAGATTGGTGACCATCTCGTGCCAGACTACGTCACCCGCGTGAAGGAGGGCGGATTCTATGGCTGGCCCTGGTACTACATGGGCGGGATTCAAGATCCCCGGCATCCCGGTAAACATCCCGAACTCAAAGCCAAAGTCATCACGCCTGACGTGATGCTCCAGTCGCACTCTGCCTCGCTCGATCTGGCGTTCTACAACGATGACCAGTTTCCTGCCCAGTACCGGAATAGCGCCTTTGCCGCACAGCATGGTTCATGGAACCGCACCCGCCGCACCGGTTACAAGGTGATTCAGATCCCCACCAAGGAAGGAGCCGCCACCGGTGAATATGTGGACTTTCTCACGGGATTCGTCACCGCAGACGGTGATGTCTGGGGCCGCCCCGTGGGCGTGACTGTCGCCAAAGACGGTGCCCTCCTCGTCAGCGATGACGCGGGCGATTGCATCTGGCGGGTCTCCTACCAGGGGAAACTCCTGGTGCCCGCACCGCCCAAGGCCCCCTAA